The genomic region ATTTCCCACCATTTTCTCTTTATCTTTTCCCACAACTTTCTCCTTATCTTTCGCCGcaattttctccttctctttcctcAACACCTTCACCTTCTCCGCTAGCTTcgtcttctctctttctttccctGACATCTTCTCTTTATCCCTCCCCACCTGGACCACCTTCTCTTTCTCCACCACTTTAATCTTCTTCTCCACGGGTTTCTTCTCTACAATCATCAACAACTTCTCCCCCTTCCCCCTAACTTGTTCCTCCAGAATTTTTACCTCTGGAATCACCACAACTTCTGTAACTCTCACTACGTTTTCCACAACAACTTTCTCCTCCCTTacttccttctcctcccctccttcttctctttcctcatcctcctcaccTTCTGAACTCTCCTCAACAGGTAGCGCACTTTTTATCTCCAACCCTTCACTTTCTTTCGGTTTTTTTATGGAAAAACAAACCGGCAACGGTTTTGACACTCCGCCCACTTTTTTCTGCACTCCGTCACTTTTCACAGCAACATCCTTCTTCAGCGAATCACAGGACGTGTCATCAAAACTCTCCACTTTTTCACAACTATTTTGTGGCTCCTCAGGAACCACTTCACTAACACTCGGTTTCAACAAACTCTCATAATGTCCCACCTGCCTCGAATAGTACTCATAAAACTGGTTACTGGGATTCAAAAAATGAAACCTGGGATCACCTTTACTCCGCACTATACTCTCAAAATCCCTGCCGTTTTTCGCAACATAGcttgccattttatcaataattagttGCAGATCTGCTGGGGGTAAATCAATAACCGGTAGTGTCGGCGCGGGAGGAACTGTTACCGCTACTTCCACCTCAGGAACTGGAACAGATACTTGGAGAGGAGGTGGTGGCTCACAATACATCACTGTTTCCTCCTCCATGACAGGTCCTTCAAAAACTGGGTTCTCCATCTCTTGTTCCACGGGGTCATAATAAGCACAAGCTCCTTGCtgtctttttctccttctcctcttagGAGGCCTAGATGGTCGAGTGACCGGACTCAACGACCCTTTAGaatcctcctccaactcctcctgtACCCTAGTAACTGGTACCCGCTCCTCACTACTCGCTGCTACCCCATCGTAACTGTTACTGTTACTTTCCTCCCTGGAGTTGGCTACAGTTTCTGCAGCAGCACCTAAAAATTTACTCTGATTACCCTTGATTTTATTCACCAACATGGAATACGCACAATCAGCTGACGGTTTATAATTAATTGTGGGAATCACTGGAGCTACATCAACGTTACTACTTGTCCCCGCTAAACTCCCATGCAAATAATAACTGTTACTGTTATTTTGTTGAGAATTTTCTTGTTCGTTACTACCACCATCCCCTCCACTTGCAGGTATCACAGGTTTGTACCTTCCAGTTTTAATAGCAGACAACAAGAACCGATAATAAGGATGTAGGGGTGAGTTCAGCGACAAAAACTGAAACTGAGGGTTGTTAGACTGTTTGATTTTCAACACGATTTCCATCTGAGAGCCTTGCCGATCTATGAACATGGCGGTTTTCTC from Nilaparvata lugens isolate BPH chromosome 11, ASM1435652v1, whole genome shotgun sequence harbors:
- the LOC111054887 gene encoding protein suppressor of white apricot-like; translation: MAYQRQTWQVNESGILRKKDEPEEELLVFGYACKLFRDDEKALYVDQGKHLIPWMGNESLKIDRYDVRGAVYDLSQFETAGGQSEEPLWFNLSQEELKIEQMCDEERYRALTHNEDEEALYQEEELKRLHQALGSDKAYGQVSYKYDEEVEGGGDKNGEEDKGEESSNDKELDEPFKPPVELDLPQGMVIPESVKLNAIIEKTAMFIDRQGSQMEIVLKIKQSNNPQFQFLSLNSPLHPYYRFLLSAIKTGRYKPVIPASGGDGGSNEQENSQQNNSNSYYLHGSLAGTSSNVDVAPVIPTINYKPSADCAYSMLVNKIKGNQSKFLGAAAETVANSREESNSNSYDGVAASSEERVPVTRVQEELEEDSKGSLSPVTRPSRPPKRRRRKRQQGACAYYDPVEQEMENPVFEGPVMEEETVMYCEPPPPLQVSVPVPEVEVAVTVPPAPTLPVIDLPPADLQLIIDKMASYVAKNGRDFESIVRSKGDPRFHFLNPSNQFYEYYSRQVGHYESLLKPSVSEVVPEEPQNSCEKVESFDDTSCDSLKKDVAVKSDGVQKKVGGVSKPLPVCFSIKKPKESEGLEIKSALPVEESSEGEEDEEREEGGEEKEVREEKVVVENVVRVTEVVVIPEVKILEEQVRGKGEKLLMIVEKKPVEKKIKVVEKEKVVQVGRDKEKMSGKEREKTKLAEKVKVLRKEKEKIAAKDKEKVVGKDKEKMVGNEKEKPVGKEREKLVGKDKEKLDEKEREKQLERKRRAAAFLNLINKKQDTNSEPVIGPQLPPELAPNSNEMKSGENSVASTPPSSLSSPNHNPPLPPPPPQLNLAEVPTIEIEDSADEEKESLVKKAAKKKSSHRSCSIPSAKAYMEYYKASESKRLHSEYESLKRSRKSKHKEKSYKSKKHKRKEEEEKDESEESSSSSESSSSSSSDSD